From the genome of Rhizobacter sp. AJA081-3:
CTTCGAACTACGCCTTGCCGCGGACTCCACTTCCGCGCATGAGCGGTCGCACATCTATCGAGGCGCCCAATGCTTGCAGGAACCATTCTTCCCTTCGTCCCGCAGCCGTACGAGGACGAACTTCTTTCATCGTGGATCGGTCGCGTTGCACTTCATAACGGAAAAGGGGCGTGGATGACACTGCTTCGCAAGGCTGGGATCTCCCAAAGGAGACGCTACTTCCACAATCACATTCCTCAATATTGCCCGCAAGTCCGTCAGTTGCTGGGAGCTCTAGGCTGGTCAGTCGAAGATGCATATCTCCAACTAACCCCGGCGCCGTTCCTATTGGCCTTCTGTGCGCATCCCACTGCCCGCATTGGCGTCGATGTATCAGTACCAGAGGTTCTAGGTAACATGATCCAACCCGCTGTAGCCTTACATCGCCGTCGCGCCACTTCCTTCGCGCGAGCACTGCGATTCTGTCCAATGTGCATCGCGACGGATCTAGAAGAGTTCGGAGAAGCCTACTGGCACAGGCAGCACCAGCTTCCGTTGCCCGCCTTCTGCGCAAAGCACTCTCATCCCCTGTTCTTCCGCTGCCAAAGTTGCGGCCACCTTCCAACGAACATTCCCTATCTTCAGGCTCCGCTTCTACCTGTGCGTTGTCGATGCGGCTTCGACTTGCGCACCACGAGAATGGCAAGGGGCGGGCCTTCCGAAGAGGCACTGAAGCAGATTCAACTTGGAAGCGATTCCCTGAGTCTTCCACTTCCCTCCTGGAATGGACTGCATGTGCGAAGAGCGCTTCAACGTTTGGCACGGAGTCAGAACTGCTCCGGTCTAAATGAGTTCTTAAACGCCGCACGAAAATCGGCCTTCGATGGAATCGCTGAGAACTTGGATTCGCTAAAGCGGCGGACGCTCCCTGGCCGATACTCTGCGACCACCCTTGCCGCCGCTGCAGTTTCCCTAGGGCTGGACATGCGAGGCGCGGTGGATCTCTTTCAAGCGGAATCAGCGAGCACGGTCGCTCCACTTGCCTCCGCTCGGACCAGGGTCACTCTGAAGCACTTAGCCAAACTCAGCGTGCCTGAGCTTCGAGAAGCATTCGCAAGAAGTTTGAAGACTCGCGTCTTGGACTATCGCTTGCTTGCCATTCTTCAACTTCGCGATCTTGCTTGGTTGCGCGAGTGTGATCTCTATCGCTCCCCGCTCATCGAGCTACCCACTATCGAGGGGGATCGGGCAACCATCACGCGGATCAGAAACGGAGGAGCTGCATCACGCCACTACATCACTTCAGAGATGGCGAACATGCGCGCTAGGCTCAGGGATCTTGAGTGGTACCAAAGGGGACTTCGCGAGATTCAGCGAGGACACGAGCATTTGAGGATCGGGCGGATGGACTGGACGAAACTGCGTTCGGAGCTAATTGGTCTGATGGATCGGTATGAGTCCGATCCCGGCAGGCCCCAACGAGTGCCATTGCTACTACTTGCACAGGCCACCGGACGCGCGGAGAACACCATTCAGGGTTGCTTCGATAGGTTTCCTGATGTGCGAGAGCGCTTCAGTTCATTGAAGGCGTCACTTCCTTTGAGGCGCCTTCAGTGGGCGGCAATCACGATTCGAAAGGAAGGCCGAGTCGTCATGCAAAGCACCGTGATCCAGGTCAGCGGTATCACGGCACCTTACGATGACTCTATCCGCCAAATGGCGCGGCGCGTTGCGCAAGAGGCTAACGAGAAGATTACGGTCTCGGAAAGCCGCACCTGGAAGGTCTTGACGGATGCCGGCTAAGCGAGCCACCACCCATCCAAGATGGCCGATCCACTAAGTAAGGACCTAGATATCGGGCCAGACCAGGCGGGGCCTCATGAAAATCCTGGGCGCGGACAGGGACATCGACCGAAACCCGAGGGCATCTCTGCCGCCTGGTACCTATGGGATGTAGCCCGAGGATCGCTTTGCAGCGCTTGCTGTCCTTGATCTGTGCACGTTCACTGGCAGCTCTCTCGTGGCATGCGGTCCTTCAACCGAGGGCGCACGGCACACGCGCGATCACTTCCGCTTGGTCGCGCCAAGCGGTCACTCGCCGCGCTATATGGGCAATGCGATAGTTGCGAGCGAAGAAGTGAACCAAGAACGCGAAACCGAACGATATGCCGTACCGGATCAAACGTGGACTGGCAGCTGACACGTCCACTCCAGCGGACCGATGATTTGTTGTCATCGGGCCTAAGATTCCGGCTTGGCGAACTAGGGCAAACAGCGCCGGAACCGTGGCGACACGCGATGACTTTTCCCCAACGACCAAGCGCACGCTCGCGGGACGCGCCGGCTACGCTTGCTCGAATCCTGACTGCCGGCGCCTAACCGCCGGCGCGGCGCTTGGCGACGACGCCAAGGTCGTTAGTGTTGGCGTCGCCGCGCATATCAAGGGAGCGGCCCCAGGTGGCCCCCGCTATGACCCGCTGCAGACGGCCGAAGAGCGGCGACACGCATCGAACGGCATTTGGCTGTGTTCGGCTCACGCGAAGCAGATCGACGACGATCATGCCCACTTCACTGTCGACACGCTCAAGACCTGGAAGCAGCAAGCGGAGGAAAGATCGGCGCTCGCGATCCTCACTCTGCAGGCACCCGATGCAAACGCGCCGCAGCCCGAAGCCGGATCATCGACAGTCGAATTGGCGCAACGGCTGGGCCTCGCTCCGCGGGACAACGTCGAGGCGGTAACGGCGCGGCTGCGGGCGGCCGCTGCGCGCGACCTCGACGCGTTTGTCGCGGCACTCAAATCTCCCGCTGACGCGATCGCGCTCGGATTGCGGCTGATCGAAAGCGGGCGTGTCACGCCGTTCGGAGCGGCGGGACTCGCCGCCGCGATTGGAACGTTCAACGAGATCGTTGTCGTCGCCCCGCCTGGCACGGGGAAGACCACAACACTTCTGCAAGTCGCCCGCAGCATCGCGGCCAAAGAGAACCTTGTCGCCGCGTTCGTTCCGTTGAGCGAATGGTCTGCGCAGGGGCAACCATTGCTGCAGTCGATCGCCCGGCGGGCCGCGTTCGCCGGGGAGCGCGAAGAGCATCTGAAACTTCTCGCCGGCGCGGGCCGCTTGGTCCTCTGCATGGATGGCTGGAACGAGCTGGATACGTCGTCGCGAAAGCGCCTACGTTCTGAAGTCCAAGGCATGCAGCGCGACTTTCCCGGCCTCGGCATCGTGATGAGCACGCGCGTTCAGGCGCTGGATGTGCCGATCTCAGGCCCGGTGGTCGAGATTGAACCGCTGTCGGAAGCGCAACAGCTGGCTATCGCGCGCGCCTACCGCGGCGAAGCCGGGGAAGGCTTGCTCGATCAGGCCTGGCGAACCCGCGGCCTCCGCGATCTTGTAGCGATTCCGCTGTATCTAACCAAGCTCCTCTCGGACACGCCCGGCGGAAACCTGCCCACGACGAAAGAGGAAGTGCTACGCCTCTTCGTCGCTGAGATTGACCGCAGCGCGGCCGCGCACGAGGTCTTGCAAAGCGCGGCCGCGGGATTTCATGGAGAGATGCTGTCGGCGATAGCCATCGATGCGACCGTGGCTGACAGCGTCACGGTGTCGGAGCATCGCGCCCGGAGTCTGATAAGCGATGTAGCCGGCCGGCTTGTCCGCGAAGGCCAGATGGCGGCACCTCAGCCCGACGCTGTGCTGGCAGCCCTTGTCAGCCACCACCTGCTGGTCCGCACCGCGAGCGGCGTCGAGTTTCAGCATCAACAGTTTCAAGAGTGGTTTGCCTCGCATGAGGTCGAAGCCCTGATGCGGGCCGCCGCATCCGGCGATGCGGATGCTAGGCATCGTCTGCGAACCGTCGTCCTGAACGCACACGCGTGGGAAGAGGCAGTGCTATTCGCATGCGAGCGGGCTTCGCGTGGCGACGCTGACGGTGTCGCGGGCGCGGCGACCCTCATTCTTGAAGCGCTCACCGTTGACCCAATGCTCGCCGCCGCGGCGATCTATCGAAGCTCGGATGCATTGTGGAGTGCCGTCAAGGATCGCGTCGTCGAGTTTGCCGGCCGCTGGCATACGCCGAAGGAGATCGACCGCGCGGTCCGGTTCATGATAAAGACCGGCCGCGCCGAGTTCGCGGACATTCTGTGGTCATTCATCGCGGACCCCGACGATCAGGTGTACCTCAAGACGATGCGCGCCGGCGGCCGCTTCCGGCCTTCAGTGTTGGGAAGCGACATAGCGGGCCGCATCTCGCAGCTGCCACCCAAGCACCGATCGCACTTGCTGTCCGAGCTTGTGACATACGGCGGCATCGAGGGGATCGAAACCGCCACAAGCATCGCCCTGTCCGACAATGACATCGACGTGAAGACCAGCGTCGCGGAAGCGCTGCACTTCCGACAGGCAAATCAGCAGATGCAGCGCCTCGTGACGGCGGCGCCGCGTGAAGTTTGGCAGGCACTCGCGCGGAAGGGATACGCGGAGGATTCACTGCCACCCGGACTTGCAGAGCGCCTGCGCCAGGAAGCCGATCAATTGATGCACGAAGAGCGAAGCGCTACGCAAAAGCTGCGCGCGTTGCTGCGCCGGAATGACGATCGGCAGGCAGTGGCGGCGGCAATCGGGCCCTTGATCGAGACCGGCGACTTCAGCGACAAGGAGGAACGCGCCGGAGGTGCGATTGACGAGGCCGGCCGACTCTACCCCGAAGTAGTCAGGGCCGCGCTTCTCGGCCGGCTGGAACGGCGACTGCCGTTCCCCTTCCGCACCGAAGAGCTACTGCGAGGGATCGATGTCGTTGTTGACGAAGGGCCTATCGCCGAACTGGCGCTGGCGGCTGGCGTCGACCGTCAACTCTCAAACGCCGCGGCAGGGCTTCTCGGCCTCAACACGACGGGCAAGCTCATCGACGCACTGCCTGGCATGCGCGAACAGCTAAAACTGTCGCCGCCGGGAATCACCTACGATGATTACCATCGCGTTCTAGGCCTGATCGCGTTGACGCCGATGGAGTCCTTCATGGCGGCCGTGCAGGCGCGTGCGGCCACTTCAGACCCAACGAGCATCGGGCACTTAGCCGATCTCATCGCGCGGCACGGCGAAAGCGGGGATCGTGGCCGCCTGGGTCTCAGTGACGCCTCCCGCGACGCATTGATCGCGATCGTCCGAAAGTGGGTCGACGTATTGCTCGCCGACGAAAACTCGCCGCGGCGGATCCTTGGCGAAGTTGCGCGTGTCATCGAGAGGCTGGCCGCTCCGGAACTGGCGGAGCCACTTGCGCGCATGCTGGCCCGCGACCTGAAGCAATGGCGCCAACAGCGTGAAGAGCGCGCCGCTGCGTGGGCGCGCGGCATTCATGATGCCGCGTCGGAAGCCTCTCACTCCTGGGCCTTGCAGTATGCGCGCGCGTTTGTCGCGATTGGTGACGATCAGTCGATCGCGACTTTGGAGTCCCATCTCATGGACGCCGGCCATGGCGGGTTCGGGATCGACGCCGCCGGGGCGCTGTGTGCGATTGGGCAGCGACAGCTAGGCATTGCGAACGACACGTCCTTCAGAGGGTCGCCGGAGTTCTCCAATGTGCGGGCGCGGCGCGCTGAGCGGCAAGGCTCTACAGCCCCGGCGACTTGCTCGATTGCAGAGCGGATCTTTGACTCCGTGGAGAAGCTCCTGCAAGACGGCGCAGACGGCGAGGCGCAGGTCCACGCCCTGCAGCTCGCCGCAACCGGCCTGGGCCTACCCTACGGTGACAAGCGCACCATCATCGATCGGCTGCAGCGACTGCCGCAGCCATACGGCACGAAACTCCGGTTCTTCACGGCCCTTGTGAACGCGGGCGAACTGATCGACGCCCAGTTGATCGTTGAATGCATCGACGCGCTGCTCGAAGACGCGAAGACCAAGCCCTGGCTGCTGCAGGAGAACCAGGGCGAGATCGATCGTTGGCTGTTGCTGCTGCCGTTCACCAGCCGGCCGGAGGTGACGTTGGAAGTGCTCGCGCGCTTGCACCCGCACATTCGCTTGCCATGGCGTCTTCGTCCGTTGCTGTCAGCTCTGGGGTCCGCTCCGTCCGACACGGCCGAGCAAGTTCTCATGGGCCTGGCAAAGGAGGACGCGCGATTCCTGTCCGACTATGACTGGTTTGCCGCTCTGGAGAAGCGCGATACGCTGTCGTCACTGCGCATGCTGCTCGATCTGATCTGCGGGGGCGAGGCAAAGGGCGAGGGGGGGCGGCCAGACACCTGGACCTTTGGCCGAAGGCTCGCGGCCGGCATGCAGTCCCATCCCGAGTTTCGTTCCGATGTCTATGCGCGCGTAGCATCCGGCGTCGCGCCGCCGGCGATGGCGGTCCTGGAATACGCCGTGGCGGAAACGCCTGACGAAGCCGGCGTCATGCTCCTTGTCGGCAGCCACAGCGCCACCGGAAGAGCATTCAGCGGCACGCTCGACTCGGCAATCGAGAACCTTGCCGTGGAGCGGCGGCCGCTGTCAGACTGGGCCGGTGCGTATGAGCAAATCAGCGCGCCAGTGCCGTCGCTTCGCAGGCGCCTGTTCGAGCTATCCCGCACTGCCACCGGCGGCGAGGCCAGCCTTGCACTGGCGTGCCTGGTTCACATCGATGAACTGCGCGACAGGCATGGTGTAGCTTCAGGCGAGCCACGCCACCCCGATATCGCTACCGGCGCGCCTTGGCCGACGCTGCTGACCCGTAGCGTGACTCCCGAGGCAAAACAGTGAAGCCCCGCCGGCGGAGTACGCAGGGGGCCACGTGGTAGGAAAGAAGCGAACGCCCTCTCCCCCCGGGTGGTACGTACGGGATGCCTATCGCGCCGCGGAGGAGTTGGACGTGGGCGATTGGCTCCTCAATCTGAGCGTTCGCCGATGGCTGCACAGCGACACACGGCCGCAGACAGAAGCTGCTCTCAGAGCAGCCGGCCCCGTACTCCGACGGGCAAACGGCCAGCAGATCAAGCGCATGCACATGGCCGACGCCCATCGCTGGGTCTACTCGTTCAGCTCGAGCGAGTGGGAGGACCCGTTTCAGGCGCTCGACGAGGCCTGCGAACGTCCTCAGCTGCCACCTGACATTTGGAACGCGCTGCAATTTGGAAACGTACGCTCCGGCATAGCTCCGCTGAGCGTCGGCGCGCTGTACGCGTTCGAGAAGATGCTGCCCGACGACGTGCGGGCTCGAGGCGTTCGACTGCAGAGTGGCGATCGCTCAGCCACGGGGCCAAAGGCATTCGCTGGAAGGCTTGACCATGCCTTCTCTCCTCAGATGGTGAGCCGGTTCGTCCGCATCGACCTCTCGCTTCCTGACGACGTGCTTCGCGCTGATCTCGATGCGTTTCTCGCTTCAGAACGCCAAAGCCTGGCGCAGAGTGGCGGCGAACAGCCTTACCGCGAAGCCGCGGGCCTGAAGTTGAAAGCTCACGAACTTCGTACTCTCTCGAAGGTTGGCCTTCTACAGTTCCTTGACCTAGACCGTTGGCAACGGGCGGAGGGGCTCAATCTCAGCCTATACGCGGTCCGAGAGATGGCCGACGTCGTCGATCGTTCGCGTGAGAGCGAACTGCGTCATCGTGTGCAGCTAACGCTGAATCAGTTTCAGCTCCATGCGTGGTTTGCACGTCTCGACAGGGGCGGTGGAAGGTCCAGGCGATCTTAGCTGGAACTCGTGTCGCCATCTTCCTGCATACATGCCTCCGAACGACGCGGATCATTCCGATCAGCCTGGCGTACCTACCCGACGGCGTCTTGTGGGACGAACTGGCGATTGACACGAGGGGCCTATGTCCGAGAGGAAGAACGTCTACGCTAGCTTCAAGCGCGACCGAGACAGGCTATGGGCCCTGATCTCGCGCGACCTTCGAATCGTGGCCATCACCGCAATCTGCGCAACAGCCGGTACGCCCTCCCTTCTGCATGCCGTCACTCGTTGGCTCTGACGTGAACTGCTCGCTGGGGGTCGTCGCCGCCGGTCGCTCGATGAGCCTGAGGAACGCTCGAATCTTGCACGGCTAGACGCCCGCTCTCGGCAAGAGCCGTCGCTGGGTAAGGTTGTAGCGAATGTCCGCCGTCTAGAGCGGTCGATGCGGTGTGCTAGCGCCGCCGAAACCCGTCGACAGGTTCTGACGACACCAAGAGTTGGGCTCACCGGGTCGTCGGCACAACGGCCACATCTGCCTGTGCGGGGCTCGGACTCGTGACCTGGGTGCCACTCGATCCCTGGGAATAGGCTTCCCGCCAACATCTAACCTACTGGCGGCTCGTGTCAGGTCCGGTGGATCCTCGACGAGTTCGCTTCCCGTGAGCAACTCCGCACTTGGTTCGCTGGCGCGCCAGTCCCTGGGTGAACACAGAGCGCGGCCACCACCTCGCAGGTGCCGTCCGGACAGATGCCGGACTTATTGTCATAAGTTCCCGTAAATCAAAAACATTGTCATGTGTGATGGATAACCAAAAGAATCTTTCCCGCAATATTTGTCAGCACAAGCAGGCATCGCTTGTCGGACGCTGCCTCACTCCACCGTCACGCTCTTCGCCAGGTTGCGCGGCTTGTCGACATCGGTGCCGCGGGCGCAGGCGGTGTGATACGCCAGCAGCTGCAGCGGCACCACGTGCAGGATGGGCGACAGCGCGCCGTAGTGCTCGGGCATGCGGATCACGTGCAGGCCTTCGCCGGATTCGATCTTCGTGTCGCTGTCGGCAAACACGAACAGTTCGCCGCCGCGCGCGCGCACTTCCTGCATGTTGCTCTTGAGCTTGTCCACGAGCGCATCGTTCGGGGCCACCGTCACCACCGGCATCGCGCTGGTCACCAGCGCCAGCGGGCCGTGCTTGAGCTCGCCGGCCGGGTAGGCCTCGGCGTGGATGTAGCTGATCTCCTTGAGCTTCAGCGCCCCTTCGAGCGCGATCGGGTAGTGCAGGCCGCGGCCGAGGAACAGGGCGTTCTCCTTGCGCGCGAAGGCCTCGCTCCAGGCCACCACCTGCGGCTCCAGTGCCAGCACCGCCTGCACGGCCACCGGCAGGTGGCGCAGCGCCTTCAGGTGTTCGGCTTCCTGCTCGTCCGTCAGGTGCCCGCGCACCTGCGCCAGCGCCAGCGTGAGCAGGAACAGGCCGACCAGCTGCGTCGTGAAGGCCTTGGTCGAGGCCACGCCGATCTCGGCGCCGGCGCGCGTGATGTAGGCGAACTCGCACTCGCGCACCATCGCGCTGGTGGCCACGTTGCACACCGTCAGCGTGTGCTTCATGCCCAGGCCGCGGGCGTGCTTCAGCGCGGCCAGCGTGTCGGCGGTCTCGCCGCTTTGCGTGATGGTGACGACCAGGGTGCGCGGGTCGGGCACGCTGTCGCGGTAACGGTACTCGCTGGCGATCTCCACGCTGGTGGGAATCTTGGCGATGCTCTCCAGCCAGTACTTGGCGGTGGAGCCGCTGTAGTAGCTGGTGCCGCAGGCGAGGATGAGGACCTTGTCGATCTCCTTGAAGACCTTGTAGGCGCCGTCCCCGAACAGCTCCGGCGTGATGCTCGCCACCGCGTCCAGCGTGTCGGCGATCGCCTTGGGTTGCTCGAAGATCTCCTTCTGCATGTAGTGGCGGTACGGGCCCAGCTCGGCCGCGCCGGTGTGCGCGTGCACGGTACGCACCTCGCGCGCCACCGGCTTGAAGGGGCCATCGCCGTCGCGGCGGGTGATCCAGTACTTGCCCAACTGCAGGTCGACGACGTCGCCCTCTTCCAGATAGACGATCTGGTCGGTCACGCCGGCCAGGGCCATCGCGTCGCTGGCGAGGAAGTTCTCGCCGGCACGGTCTTTCGCGCCCACGCCCAGCACCAGCGGCGAGCCTTCGCGCGCGCCGATCACGCGGTGCGGCTCGTCGCGGCAGAACACCGCGATCGCGTAGGCGCCGCGCAGCTGCACGATGGCGCGCTGCACGGCGTCGAGCAGGTCGCCTTCGTAGAGGCGGTCGACCAGGTGGGCGATGACCTCGGTGTCGGTCTGGCTGGTGAACTCGTATCCCTTGGCACGCAGCTCGGCGCGCAGCTCGTCGTGGTTCTCGATGATGCCGTTGTGCACCAG
Proteins encoded in this window:
- a CDS encoding NACHT domain-containing NTPase, giving the protein MATRDDFSPTTKRTLAGRAGYACSNPDCRRLTAGAALGDDAKVVSVGVAAHIKGAAPGGPRYDPLQTAEERRHASNGIWLCSAHAKQIDDDHAHFTVDTLKTWKQQAEERSALAILTLQAPDANAPQPEAGSSTVELAQRLGLAPRDNVEAVTARLRAAAARDLDAFVAALKSPADAIALGLRLIESGRVTPFGAAGLAAAIGTFNEIVVVAPPGTGKTTTLLQVARSIAAKENLVAAFVPLSEWSAQGQPLLQSIARRAAFAGEREEHLKLLAGAGRLVLCMDGWNELDTSSRKRLRSEVQGMQRDFPGLGIVMSTRVQALDVPISGPVVEIEPLSEAQQLAIARAYRGEAGEGLLDQAWRTRGLRDLVAIPLYLTKLLSDTPGGNLPTTKEEVLRLFVAEIDRSAAAHEVLQSAAAGFHGEMLSAIAIDATVADSVTVSEHRARSLISDVAGRLVREGQMAAPQPDAVLAALVSHHLLVRTASGVEFQHQQFQEWFASHEVEALMRAAASGDADARHRLRTVVLNAHAWEEAVLFACERASRGDADGVAGAATLILEALTVDPMLAAAAIYRSSDALWSAVKDRVVEFAGRWHTPKEIDRAVRFMIKTGRAEFADILWSFIADPDDQVYLKTMRAGGRFRPSVLGSDIAGRISQLPPKHRSHLLSELVTYGGIEGIETATSIALSDNDIDVKTSVAEALHFRQANQQMQRLVTAAPREVWQALARKGYAEDSLPPGLAERLRQEADQLMHEERSATQKLRALLRRNDDRQAVAAAIGPLIETGDFSDKEERAGGAIDEAGRLYPEVVRAALLGRLERRLPFPFRTEELLRGIDVVVDEGPIAELALAAGVDRQLSNAAAGLLGLNTTGKLIDALPGMREQLKLSPPGITYDDYHRVLGLIALTPMESFMAAVQARAATSDPTSIGHLADLIARHGESGDRGRLGLSDASRDALIAIVRKWVDVLLADENSPRRILGEVARVIERLAAPELAEPLARMLARDLKQWRQQREERAAAWARGIHDAASEASHSWALQYARAFVAIGDDQSIATLESHLMDAGHGGFGIDAAGALCAIGQRQLGIANDTSFRGSPEFSNVRARRAERQGSTAPATCSIAERIFDSVEKLLQDGADGEAQVHALQLAATGLGLPYGDKRTIIDRLQRLPQPYGTKLRFFTALVNAGELIDAQLIVECIDALLEDAKTKPWLLQENQGEIDRWLLLLPFTSRPEVTLEVLARLHPHIRLPWRLRPLLSALGSAPSDTAEQVLMGLAKEDARFLSDYDWFAALEKRDTLSSLRMLLDLICGGEAKGEGGRPDTWTFGRRLAAGMQSHPEFRSDVYARVASGVAPPAMAVLEYAVAETPDEAGVMLLVGSHSATGRAFSGTLDSAIENLAVERRPLSDWAGAYEQISAPVPSLRRRLFELSRTATGGEASLALACLVHIDELRDRHGVASGEPRHPDIATGAPWPTLLTRSVTPEAKQ
- the glmS gene encoding glutamine--fructose-6-phosphate transaminase (isomerizing), which gives rise to MCGIVGAVSTRNIVPVLLEGLRRLEYRGYDSCGVAVHQGGELRRARSTSRVAELEANVASDGVQGGTGIAHTRWATHGAPAVHNAHPHFSHGPQAKAASAGRIALVHNGIIENHDELRAELRAKGYEFTSQTDTEVIAHLVDRLYEGDLLDAVQRAIVQLRGAYAIAVFCRDEPHRVIGAREGSPLVLGVGAKDRAGENFLASDAMALAGVTDQIVYLEEGDVVDLQLGKYWITRRDGDGPFKPVAREVRTVHAHTGAAELGPYRHYMQKEIFEQPKAIADTLDAVASITPELFGDGAYKVFKEIDKVLILACGTSYYSGSTAKYWLESIAKIPTSVEIASEYRYRDSVPDPRTLVVTITQSGETADTLAALKHARGLGMKHTLTVCNVATSAMVRECEFAYITRAGAEIGVASTKAFTTQLVGLFLLTLALAQVRGHLTDEQEAEHLKALRHLPVAVQAVLALEPQVVAWSEAFARKENALFLGRGLHYPIALEGALKLKEISYIHAEAYPAGELKHGPLALVTSAMPVVTVAPNDALVDKLKSNMQEVRARGGELFVFADSDTKIESGEGLHVIRMPEHYGALSPILHVVPLQLLAYHTACARGTDVDKPRNLAKSVTVE